The Chryseobacterium indologenes genomic sequence TCGTAAAAGCGGCCGGAACAGCAGTAAACGGAGTTTTTACCGCAGAATTTTATGTTCCCAAAGACATCAATTATGCTGTGGGCGAAGGAAGAATATTGGGATATGCTGATAATAAGTCCACTGACGTATTCAATAATCAGGCTGTACAGGTAGGAGATATCAACCCGAACGGTGTGAATGACAACCAGCCTCCTAAAGTAAAACTGTATATGAACAACACCAACTTTGCAGATGGTGGAATCACCAACCAGAATCCGATGCTGCTGGCATGTCTTACCGATGACACAGGAATCAATTCCACAGGATCAGGGGTAGGTCACGACATCACCACCTATCTTGACGGGCAAATTATCAATACTGTTGTTTTAAATGATTTTTATGCTCCCGGTGAAGGTAACGGCTGTCTAAACCCAAGTCTTGCCGACTACCAAAAAGGAAATGTAAGCTACCCTTTCAGAAATTTAACCATCGGACAACACCAATTGACATTTAAAGTTTGGGACATAAACAATAATTCGACAACTGCTACGTTAAATTTTGAAGTTAAGGATGAGGCCGACCAACGTCTGACGATCAATCGTCCGTTAAACTGGCCCAATCCGTTCACGAATAAGACATACATCCAGTTTGAGCATAACTGTGATGATATTTTAGATGTGAATGTACAGATTTATACCATCACAGGAAGATTGGTTAGAACCCTGTCTCAACCGGTAGTTGCAGAGCCGTTTCTGCAGGGCTTTAGAACGCCTCGCCAGGCTATAGAATGGGACGGAAGAGATGATTTTGGAGCTACAGTTGCAAAAGGTACATATATTTTTAAGATATTTGCAAAAAGTCAAAATCAAGAAAAATGCAAAGGAAGTGCTACAGCTGTAGAAAAAATGGTACTTTTGAAATAATTTAACAATACATAGATAATAAAATAAATAAAAAACTGATAATATATAAAAGACAATATATGAATTTAACTACTAAACTGCTGTTGGGATTTGGGTTAAGTGCTGGTTTTCTAGGCTATTCGCAAGATTTAGGTAGAGTAAATCCAGTTCTTACCGGAGCTCCTTTCCTAAGAATTGCACCGGATGCAAGATCAGGTGGTATGGGAGATCAAGGGGTGGTAACCTCTCCGGATGCATTTTCACAATTCTGGAATGCAGCTAAATATCCTTTTAGCAGAACAAGTTCTTCCATAGGTCTCAACTACACACCGTATATGGGAAAACTTACTAATGATGTATTCTTATTATATGGTGCATTTCATAAATTCCTTGGGCAGGATGAGAGGTCTACGATCTCTGCCAGTATCTATTATTTTAATATGGGGCAGGTAGATCTTACCCAGCTGGTAGGTACGGAAATTGCTTCAATGGGTACATCAAAACCAAATGAATTCTCTATTGACGTTGCCTATGGGTTGAAACTTTCTGACTCTTACTCAATGGCTGTAACAGGTAGATTTATTCGTTCCGATTTAGCTGGTGGATTCAATACAGATACTACACTTAAAGCTGCTAATTCTTTTGCAGTGGATATTTCAGGATATTATACCTCACCAAGATTCTCCAGTTTTGGAGGATATGACGGTAAAGTAAACGCAGGTTTTGCCATTCAAAATCTGGGTCCTAAACTGGATTATACAGGAAATGAAGAATCAAGATCTTACCTTCCTACAATGGCAAGATTAGGGGTGGGCTATGATATGTATCTGGATGATATGAACAGAGTCGGAATTTCAATAGAAGGTTCCAAGCTTTTGGTTCCGGGATCAGAATACGTAGGAATCAATCCAAATACAAGACAACCGGAGTATGCTATTCCTAATGTAGGACCAATGGCGGGTATCGGAAAATCTTTCAAAAATAAAAACAGTATCATGTACAGTGGTGCGGTAGAATATTCATATGACGATGCATTCTCTGTAAGAGGAGGTTACTTCAATGAAAGTGCAGAACAGGGAGCAAGACAATTTGCTACAGCAGGTATCGGATTAAAATACCGTTCTTTCGGGTTAGATCTTTCTTACCTGATCAACATGTCTAAAATCAACAGTGCTTTGGATAATACTCTTCGTTTCGGTCTTACGTGGAACATCGGAGATGAAACATCAAATGTAGATCGTTAAGATATTCAAACTAACAAAAGCCTCATCATATCACAATGTTTGAGGCTTTTTTTTGCGACTATTTTATTCCACCACCAAACTTCAAAGGTAATATGCGGTTCCTTATTGATGAGCGCCTCAAAAAGTGACAATACCGTTGATAAAGCAATGAGGTTGAGTCGAACCCGTCCTGCTCTAGAATAATTCGTAAGAATAGCGAAAACATTGCGTTATAGGTAAATGATATAGGTATAAATATTTCAAACTCCCACTGATCCCATTTACCATTGATCTCTCAAAAACAGGATATTAAAAAAATATAATATTTAAGTGTACAAAAGTCTCTTCTTTATGGGGCTTTTTTTGTTTCCAATACCTATTTTTGTAATATGAACTATTCGGCGGAGCTAAAGAAATTTGTAACCAGTCAGTATGTATATTCTGCCATCAGAATTACATTAGCTACCGTTTTGCCTTGTCTGGTCCTCGCCCATTTTGGAATTTTAAAAGAATATTTCCTCTTTCCGCTGGGAACCAGCTTTGTGGCTTTAACAGATCAGCCCGGTCCTTTTATCCGAAGAAGAAACTCTCTTGCTTTTGCCATTTGCTGTTTTGTCTTTGTTGCACTGATCGCCAGTCTGGTGATGAATATAAAAGTCCTTGTCCTCCTTGAGGTTATCGTATTCGGGTTATTCTTTTCTCTGATTGGAGTCTACGGACAGCGACTTGCTGCCGTGGGTTCTCTGTCTTTGGTCGTACTGGCTATCTTTATTGACGGCCATCTTACAGGAAGTAATATATTTAAAAGCTTACTCATATTTGCATCCGGATGTATATGGTTTTTACTCATATTTCTTGTGGTAACCACCATCCGTCCCTATAAACTGGCCGGGCAGATGATCGGAGAAAACTATCTTCAATTAGCAGAATTCCTAAAGATCAAGGCCAATTATTATCAGAAAAATCCGGACTTTGATAAACTGACGACCCAGGTTATTGCCAAACAGATTGAAATAAAAAATCTTCAGGAAGATACCCGGGAAACCGTTTTTAAAACCAGAACGATCGTCAACGAATCTACGACGACAAGCCGTCTTTTAATGCTGATGTTCCTGAATTCAATGGACCTTCATGAGAAGCTGATGACTTCCGAAAGTGATTATCAGAAGCTTCAGCAAAGCTTTGAAGACAGCATGATCCTGGTAAATATTCATGATTATCTCAATCTCCTTGCTGAAGAAATTACCAATATCGGGATTGCCCTGCAAAGCGGAACAAGAGCCAGACCCATGTTTAATCTGGAACTTGAATTAAAAAACCTGAATTACAACTATTTCGAACTTAGAAATAAGCAGTTATCTCCCGATAGCCTTGAGAATTTCATGGTCCTTCGCCAGATCCTGATGCGTATCAATGAGATCACCAAAGAAATCAATGAGATTTATAAAGTATTTTCACAAAACATTAAGCTGGCTAAGAGTTTATCCACTGGATTAGACTTAAAAAAATTCATGCCTAATGAACCGAAACTTAATGCCAAAGTTTTAAGGAATAACATCTCGTTATCTTCCTCTCATTTCCGCCATGCGATAAGAATTACTACCGCGCTTCTGCTCGGGTATATTTTTTCAATGTTTGATTTTCTGGGCCTGGGACATACTTACTGGATATTGATTACCATTACGGCTATCTTAAAACCGGCCTACTCCATCACTAAGAAAAGAAATCTTCTTCGTCTGTACGGAACTATTACAGGAGCGGTGATTGCTTATACTATTCTGCATTTTATACATATCAATGGCGTTTTGTTTGCCATCCTGCTGATAAGCATGATCATGTGCTTCAGCTTTCTGAAAGGACGGTATTATTGGGCTGTTTTATTCATGACCATCTATGTTTTCCTGAGTTTCAATTTCTTAAATCCCGGAAAAGTAGATATTATCTTTAAAGACAGGATTTTCGATACCGCTATTGCAGGTATTATTGCTTTTGCCGTATCTTACATCGTACTGCCGGTTTGGGAGCATACCCAGAATCTGGATCTGATGAAAAAATCTGCAGAGGATAATCTTATCTATTTTCAAAGTGTGATCTCTAAATTTTTGCAGGGGAATTTTGATCTTGAAGATTATAAAGTAAAGCGAAAAAACGCTATTATCTCCCTGGCCAACCTTTCCGATAACTTTCAGCGAATGATTTCTGATCCCAAGAACCAGCAGAAAAAACTGGAAGTTGTTCATCAGTTTGTCGCCACATCACACCTGATCACAGCTTATACGGCTTCTCTTTCACAGTATGCAAAAAGTAATGAGCAATATCCTGAAATAGATTCTGAAAACTGGAGCAGAAAAATTGAAGCGGAGATGCAACAAACATCAACGCTATTAAACGGAGAGGACATCAGCGAAACTCTGAAGATGGAAAGCCGCCTTGAACCTGAAGATTCTTTCATCGAGGACATGCTTTTAAAAAGGAAAAACGAAATTGAAGAAAACGATATCGTCGACCGAAGAGATCCTGATAAAATTTCTCATTTAACCGAACTTAAAAACATCCTGGATATCCTGGAACTGATCTACGACGTTGCTAAAGAACAACGAAAAGTAATTGAAAAATACAGAAGTGAAAAACACGCTACTCCTCCACAATCGTAAAACAGTAGTCGTCAAAAAACTCTACCCTTGCCTTAAACTCGTCTGAAAATTCTTCATCATATACCCTGCAGCTTATTTTATGCAGATGTTTCAATTCGAAGGGTTTTACTTCGTAGTTCTTCTTTAAGGACCAGTATTTTGAGTGGTGAATTTTATACATACTCTCCTTGACGCTCCAGATAATAGTGTAAAAAGTATCCGCTTTATCTTCAGGGATAAATCCCCTTTCATTTTCATACGTGAATTTGTCGATTACTCTTAAAATTTTCGGATTGAATTTTTCAACATCAATACCTATCTTATTTTTCGAAATCGCAATGGCTGCAAACGGAAAGGAATGGGTAATGGAAATTTCAGCATCGTTGGGAGAAAGAAAAGGTTCTCTTTCTTTATATAAGATCTTGGAATGAGGTTTCAATCCTTTCAGTAACTTACGCACCATCAATACTTCAAGAAGTTTCTTGGGATGATAATCTTTTACTTTCTCTGCATTTTCCGGCTCCAGAAGTTCATTGATATCAAGTTCTTCACTTTCATCATACTTCCAAACTAGAATAGTGGCATTATCATCAGAAAAATCTCGGTAAAGGGGCATTATTTTTTTATTGTACAAAAATAGTGAAAAAGTTGGAAGCCGGGAGATGAAGGACAGAAGTTTCTCTTGGTCACATCAATTCATGTAAGCTTATTTAGAAAGCAGTTCTGTTCTGAGCTTAACAACTTCAGCCTCCGGTTTCCCTCTTCCAGCCTTCTTTCTTATTTCGACTGATGATTCACATCATTTCTGTGCTCTGTAATCTCTAAATTTTCGTCTACAGAATAAGCGCTTCCAAATCCATTTACGTAAGAGCCTTTCAGCGGATTCAGTGCGATCAGGATAAAATCTCCCATATCAGAAATAATATTTACCACTTTCCCGTGAGTTTCTTTAAGTTCCGCAATCGCTGCATTCCATACTTCGGAATCTCTTTCTACCTGTGACGCTGATGCTTCCAATGTTAAGCGTTCACGGGCATAGATCTGTTTTGTGGCAGATTCGTCTTCGATAAACATGACTGACGCTTTCCTTCCGTCTGCCAGATTTTTGGTGTGTTTTGCCATGAATGAAACCAGAATATAGAATGTATTATCTATCTTCACAAACGGAGCATAGCTCGAATTCGGGTGACCATCCGCATCTACCGTAGCTAAAATTACGCTTTGAGACCTGCCTATCAATTCTTTAACTTTAGGTGCAACCGGTTTTGCTTTTCTTTGAGATTCTTCCGGAGAAGGGTTATGATTCATAATGATAATAAGTTATAGGATAAAAGTAATTATTTTTATTAAGACTAAATAATTTAAAATACTGTTTAATCTCATGAATCTGAACTTGGATTCGTGTTTTTATATCTTAATTATAAATCGTAATTTTGCATTTCGTTATCAATTGAATTTAAAAAAATATTCATTACATATGAGTACTACAACACAATACGTTCCTTATAAAGTTAAGGATATCTCCCTTGCAGAATGGGGAAGAAAAGAAATTACCCTTGCAGAAGCAGAAATGCCAGGTCTGATGTCTATCCGTGAAGAATACGGTCCGTCTCAGCCACTTAAGGGAGCCAGAATTGCAGGATGTCTTCACATGACGATCCAGACGGCAGTGCTTATCGAGACATTGGTGGCTTTAGGAGCTGAAGTTACGTGGTCTTCTTGTAATATTTTCTCAACCCAGGATCACGCTGCTGCTGCTATTGCTGCTGCCGGAATCCCTGTATATGCATGGAAAGGTCTTAATGAAGAGGAATTCGACTGGTGTATTGAGCAGACTTTATTCTTCGGTGAAGACAGAAAACCATTAAACATGATTCTTGATGATGGTGGAGACTTAACAAACATGGTGTTTGACAAGTATCCTGAACTGACAAAAGATATCAAAGGACTTTCTGAAGAAACAACGACGGGAGTACACAGATTATACGAAAGAATGAAGAACGGAACTTTGGTAATGCCTGCTATCAACGTAAACGATTCTGTCACTAAATCTAAATTCGACAACAAATACGGATGTAAAGAATCTGCAGTAGATGCTGTAAGAAGAGCTACCGACGTAATGTTAGCCGGAAAAAGAGTGGTAGTTTGCGGATACGGAGACGTAGGTAAAGGTACTGCTGCTTCTTTCAGAGGAGCGGGTTCTATCGTTACTGTAACTGAAATTGATCCGATCTGTGCCCTTCAGGCTGCAATGGACGGATACGAAGTAAAAAGATTAGATACAGTAGTAGATAATGCAGATATCATCATCACGACAACGGGTAACTTCAACATTGT encodes the following:
- the porV gene encoding type IX secretion system outer membrane channel protein PorV, producing the protein MNLTTKLLLGFGLSAGFLGYSQDLGRVNPVLTGAPFLRIAPDARSGGMGDQGVVTSPDAFSQFWNAAKYPFSRTSSSIGLNYTPYMGKLTNDVFLLYGAFHKFLGQDERSTISASIYYFNMGQVDLTQLVGTEIASMGTSKPNEFSIDVAYGLKLSDSYSMAVTGRFIRSDLAGGFNTDTTLKAANSFAVDISGYYTSPRFSSFGGYDGKVNAGFAIQNLGPKLDYTGNEESRSYLPTMARLGVGYDMYLDDMNRVGISIEGSKLLVPGSEYVGINPNTRQPEYAIPNVGPMAGIGKSFKNKNSIMYSGAVEYSYDDAFSVRGGYFNESAEQGARQFATAGIGLKYRSFGLDLSYLINMSKINSALDNTLRFGLTWNIGDETSNVDR
- a CDS encoding FUSC family protein codes for the protein MNYSAELKKFVTSQYVYSAIRITLATVLPCLVLAHFGILKEYFLFPLGTSFVALTDQPGPFIRRRNSLAFAICCFVFVALIASLVMNIKVLVLLEVIVFGLFFSLIGVYGQRLAAVGSLSLVVLAIFIDGHLTGSNIFKSLLIFASGCIWFLLIFLVVTTIRPYKLAGQMIGENYLQLAEFLKIKANYYQKNPDFDKLTTQVIAKQIEIKNLQEDTRETVFKTRTIVNESTTTSRLLMLMFLNSMDLHEKLMTSESDYQKLQQSFEDSMILVNIHDYLNLLAEEITNIGIALQSGTRARPMFNLELELKNLNYNYFELRNKQLSPDSLENFMVLRQILMRINEITKEINEIYKVFSQNIKLAKSLSTGLDLKKFMPNEPKLNAKVLRNNISLSSSHFRHAIRITTALLLGYIFSMFDFLGLGHTYWILITITAILKPAYSITKKRNLLRLYGTITGAVIAYTILHFIHINGVLFAILLISMIMCFSFLKGRYYWAVLFMTIYVFLSFNFLNPGKVDIIFKDRIFDTAIAGIIAFAVSYIVLPVWEHTQNLDLMKKSAEDNLIYFQSVISKFLQGNFDLEDYKVKRKNAIISLANLSDNFQRMISDPKNQQKKLEVVHQFVATSHLITAYTASLSQYAKSNEQYPEIDSENWSRKIEAEMQQTSTLLNGEDISETLKMESRLEPEDSFIEDMLLKRKNEIEENDIVDRRDPDKISHLTELKNILDILELIYDVAKEQRKVIEKYRSEKHATPPQS
- a CDS encoding 4'-phosphopantetheinyl transferase superfamily protein, whose product is MPLYRDFSDDNATILVWKYDESEELDINELLEPENAEKVKDYHPKKLLEVLMVRKLLKGLKPHSKILYKEREPFLSPNDAEISITHSFPFAAIAISKNKIGIDVEKFNPKILRVIDKFTYENERGFIPEDKADTFYTIIWSVKESMYKIHHSKYWSLKKNYEVKPFELKHLHKISCRVYDEEFSDEFKARVEFFDDYCFTIVEE
- a CDS encoding pyridoxamine 5'-phosphate oxidase family protein, which translates into the protein MNHNPSPEESQRKAKPVAPKVKELIGRSQSVILATVDADGHPNSSYAPFVKIDNTFYILVSFMAKHTKNLADGRKASVMFIEDESATKQIYARERLTLEASASQVERDSEVWNAAIAELKETHGKVVNIISDMGDFILIALNPLKGSYVNGFGSAYSVDENLEITEHRNDVNHQSK
- a CDS encoding adenosylhomocysteinase, with translation MSTTTQYVPYKVKDISLAEWGRKEITLAEAEMPGLMSIREEYGPSQPLKGARIAGCLHMTIQTAVLIETLVALGAEVTWSSCNIFSTQDHAAAAIAAAGIPVYAWKGLNEEEFDWCIEQTLFFGEDRKPLNMILDDGGDLTNMVFDKYPELTKDIKGLSEETTTGVHRLYERMKNGTLVMPAINVNDSVTKSKFDNKYGCKESAVDAVRRATDVMLAGKRVVVCGYGDVGKGTAASFRGAGSIVTVTEIDPICALQAAMDGYEVKRLDTVVDNADIIITTTGNFNIVRGEHFLKMKDKAIVCNIGHFDNEIDMAWLNQNYGQTKSEVKPQVDIYTIEGKEIIILAEGRLVNLGCATGHPSFVMSNSFSNQTLAQIELWNNSAAYKNEVYMLPKHLDEKVAALHLKKLSVELETLSPEQAEYIGVEVQGPFKPEYYRY